A single Drosophila miranda strain MSH22 chromosome XR, D.miranda_PacBio2.1, whole genome shotgun sequence DNA region contains:
- the LOC108150905 gene encoding collagen alpha-1(X) chain isoform X3: protein MARAVCCMVVACIFLVQCVYSAKFDAENRRLILDINDQKTTNQQYYSSNFDTSNGKYRGEDGRYKGINDGKYYHDDSGKYVHVEGPTGPPAPPYVHIVGPEGGYGGEGGNGGNGDGGGVGPNGPNGPGGPKGPGGPKGPPGPNGPNGPPGPPGPPGPPGPNGPTRPGPKGPFGPPGPPGPQGPTRPGPYGPPGPPGPPGPTRPGPPGPPGPQRPGPPGPPGPGRPGPPGPDRPGPPGPDRPGPPGPPPPNGNRVPPTDPRHSDKDTPGYLPPDQPGKISLPPPPSYSQTIKIEPPPKSPVINFKPNYEQNNDYVQKKPSTSTATAKPPLTYIPPSIPQPKKPQPPPPSQHHVPVPVPNVPVPVPPFQTTTTIVQPKVPAIIIEKDNKPPVTIGNIDIHTVPQRPQNVVPHTPPAPPTPAVVTRYETTPRTTSRPTVYQPSTPRPFEKVSSPPIQYHTPQVPQQPPPYRQPVPQTPTVTTPRPQQSYVVEPKVTPRPSPPLHVPAYPNSGDTCVCNDKTHHSSKTTQSTTSTHSHTSNNYPQNPASVDFNKQFSGFNGQANFGSIINAMSLTQLPVIPQAPGQPAFYPPDKIPKGAVIALMPVVILPQEYYSNCDENSIYTSDKQQNSIVDPFPLGVQPAAIPNAFSLHSVFTGGAPKDQCMCPCSCTQNLPSRLHKKRETSEKEATEAKAEAEAEVKAAASEEAKVEIKPVAAASEEANVEIPVVPAASEEVKVEAKPIPAASEEAKEVLPVPAASEEIQVEVKPAAAASEEPKVEVKPVAAASEEVKVEIKPVPATAEEPKPAASEEAKVLADPLPVVKVKETSDDKIKVETTN from the exons ATGGCGCGTGCAGTTTGTTGCATg GTCGTCGCTTGCATCTTCTTGGTGCAATGCGTTTACTCTGCCAAATTCGATGCAGAGAATCGTCGCCTTATACTCGATATAAACGATCAAAAGACAACGAATCAACAATATTATTCCTCTAACTTTGACACAA GCAACGGTAAATATAGAGGTGAAGATGGACGTTACAAAG GTATTAATGATGGCAAATATTATCACGATGATTCGGGCAAATATGTTCACGTTGAAGGCCCCACCGGTCCGCCAGCACCTCCGTATGTCCACATTGTTGGACCCGAGGGCGGCTACGGCGGCGAGGGCGGCAACGGCggcaatggcgacggcggcggTGTAGGACCCAACGGTCCCAACGGCCCTGGAGGACCCAAGGGACCTGGAG GCCCCAAGGGACCACCTGGCCCCAACGGCCCCAACGGACCACCCGGCCCACCTGGACCACCAG GACCTCCCGGACCCAATGGACCTACTAGACCCGGACCTAAAG GACCCTTTGGACCTCCCGGCCCACCCGGACCTCAGGGGCCAACCAGGCCAGGACCATATGGACCTCCCGGCCCACCCGGCCCACCCGGCCCCACTCGCCCAGGACCACCAGGGCCACCGG GACCCCAACGCCCAGGACCTCCCGGCCCACCCGGACCCGGTCGCCCTGGCCCACCCGGACCCGACCGCCCGGGACCACCCGGACCCGACCGCCCAGGACCACCGGGGCCACCACCACCAAACGGTAACCGTGTACCGCCCACCGATCCCAGGCATTCGGACAAGGACACACCCGGATACCTGCCGCCAGATCAACCGGGTAAAATCTCGCTACCACCCCCACCATCCTACTCACAGACCATTAAGATCGAACCACCTCCGAAGTCACCCGTAATCAATTTCAAGCCCAATTACGAACAGAATAATGATTATGTGCAAAAGAAACCATCCACaagcacagccacagcaaagCCACCACTAACCTATATTCCTCCTTCTATCCCACAACCAAAAAAACCTCAACCACCACCACCTTCCCAACACCATGTTCCCGTTCCTGTTCCCAACGTTCCTGTACCCGTTCCGCCATTCCAAACGACAACAACGATTGTACAGCCAAAGGTCCCGGCTATCATTATTGAGAAGGATAATAAGCCACCAGTAACAATCGGTAATATTGATATCCATACAGTACCACAGAGACCGCAAAACGTTGTACCGCACACACCACCCGCACCGCCCACTCCAGCAGTGGTGACACGATACGAAACGACTCCACGAACGACTTCCAGACCGACTGTCTACCAGCCATCCACGCCCAGACCCTTCGAAAAGGTCTCCAGTCCACCCATACAATACCATACGCCACAGGTGCCCCAACAGCCACCGCCGTACAGACAACCCGTACCACAGACGCCGACGGTGACGACGCCACGACCACAACAATCCTATGTTGTTGAACCAAAAGTAACGCCACGTCCCTCTCCACCATTGCATGTGCCTGCGTATCCGAACAGCGGCGACACCTGTGTCTGCAACGATAAGACGCACCACTCATCGAAAACCACTCAAAGCACCACAAGCACCCACTCCCACACTAGTAACAACTATCCCCAAAATCCTGCCTCTGTTGACTTTAACAAACAATTTTCCGGCTTCAATGGACAAGCGAACTTTGGCAGCATAATCAATGCCATGTCACTCACACAATTGCCCGTGATACCCCAAGCCCCGGGACAGCCGGCCTTCTATCCGCCGGATAAGATACCCAAGGGCGCTGTCATCGCTCTCATGCCGGTGGTGATCCTGCCACAGGAGTACTACTCGAATTGCGATGAGAATTCCATATACACAAGCGACAAGCAGCAGAACAGCATTGTCGATCCCTTCCCGCTGGGCGTGCAGCCAGCGGCCATACCGAATGCCTTCAGCCTGCATTCGGTGTTCACGGGCGGCGCCCCCAAGGATCAGTGCATGTGTCCCTGTTCCTGCACTCAAAATTTGCCTAGCAGATTGCACAAGAAACGCGAGACGAGCGAAAAGGAGGCCACGGAGGCGAAGgccgaggcggaggcggaggtcAAGGCTGCTGCCTCTGAGGAGGCAAAAGTAGAGATTAAACCGGTTGCGGCTGCCTCTGAGGAGGCCAACGTAGAGATTCCAGTCGTTCCTGCTGCCTCTGAAGAGGTTAAGGTGGAGGCTAAGCCCATTCCTGCTGCCTCTGAAGAGGCTAAAGAGGTTCTACCAGTACCAGCAGCCTCCGAAGAGATTCAAGTGGAGGTTAAGCCCGCTGCAGCAGCCTCTGAAGAACCCAAAGTAGAGGTAAAACCAGTTGCAGCCGCCTCTGAGGAGGTTAAAGTAGAGATTAAACCAGTGCCAGCCACCGCCGAAGAGCCAAAACCAGCTGCCTCTGAAGAAGCTAAAGTCCTGGCTGATCCACTGCCCGTGGTAAAGGTCAAGGAGACTAGCGACGACAAGATCAAGGTTGAGACTACAAACTAA
- the LOC108150905 gene encoding collagen alpha-1(V) chain isoform X8, with translation MARAVCCMVVACIFLVQCVYSAKFDAENRRLILDINDQKTTNQQYYSSNFDTSNGKYRGEDGRYKGINDGKYYHDDSGKYVHVEGPTGPPAPPYVHIVGPEGGYGGEGGNGGNGDGGGVGPNGPNGPGGPKGPGGPKGPPGPNGPNGPPGPPGPPGPPGPNGPTRPGPKGPFGPPGPPGPQGPTRPGPYGPPGPPGPPGPTRPGPPGPPGPQRPGPPGPPGPGRPGPPGPDRPGPPGPDRPGPPGPPPPNGNRVPPTDPRHSDKDTPGYLPPDQPAKGPGYHY, from the exons ATGGCGCGTGCAGTTTGTTGCATg GTCGTCGCTTGCATCTTCTTGGTGCAATGCGTTTACTCTGCCAAATTCGATGCAGAGAATCGTCGCCTTATACTCGATATAAACGATCAAAAGACAACGAATCAACAATATTATTCCTCTAACTTTGACACAA GCAACGGTAAATATAGAGGTGAAGATGGACGTTACAAAG GTATTAATGATGGCAAATATTATCACGATGATTCGGGCAAATATGTTCACGTTGAAGGCCCCACCGGTCCGCCAGCACCTCCGTATGTCCACATTGTTGGACCCGAGGGCGGCTACGGCGGCGAGGGCGGCAACGGCggcaatggcgacggcggcggTGTAGGACCCAACGGTCCCAACGGCCCTGGAGGACCCAAGGGACCTGGAG GCCCCAAGGGACCACCTGGCCCCAACGGCCCCAACGGACCACCCGGCCCACCTGGACCACCAG GACCTCCCGGACCCAATGGACCTACTAGACCCGGACCTAAAG GACCCTTTGGACCTCCCGGCCCACCCGGACCTCAGGGGCCAACCAGGCCAGGACCATATGGACCTCCCGGCCCACCCGGCCCACCCGGCCCCACTCGCCCAGGACCACCAGGGCCACCGG GACCCCAACGCCCAGGACCTCCCGGCCCACCCGGACCCGGTCGCCCTGGCCCACCCGGACCCGACCGCCCGGGACCACCCGGACCCGACCGCCCAGGACCACCGGGGCCACCACCACCAAACGGTAACCGTGTACCGCCCACCGATCCCAGGCATTCGGACAAGGACACACCCGGATACCTGCCGCCAGATCAACCGG CCAAAGGTCCCGGCTATCATTATTGA
- the LOC108150905 gene encoding collagen alpha-1(I) chain isoform X4, translated as MARAVCCMVVACIFLVQCVYSAKFDAENRRLILDINDQKTTNQQYYSSNFDTNAYRYGYDVGKTGNFHHETRGPDGVTYGCYGLIDPYHLLRATHYVADAHGYRTVEPEKPVETFPPHLYNETDGGPSAPGILLQWHELYFPIGCGKFANGAQSGVPYFVENDYKKKEGSKDAIPSFSVNIPVLKGSDQKSLPIHKPTGPLVPQGTGLFGTDKGHTHREYPGDQAPSFHSVNTLLPGSNNDGQYKPDSNPYNHVVGSNGGNGGNGGSGSGGGNGGNGGFGGFGPNGPGGPGGPNGPNGPKGPFGPPGPPGPLGPVGAGGGASGKPVYKDGDRTGLGSGQYNANGDATGPGSGSGFGSGDRYSTGNGNGVGAGDRYSTGSGAGVGAGSGYRPGDEGTYTSTYTHTDTGFPGAIGYVSGNGKYRGEDGRYKGINDGKYYHDDSGKYVHVEGPTGPPAPPYVHIVGPEGGYGGEGGNGGNGDGGGVGPNGPNGPGGPKGPGGPKGPPGPNGPNGPPGPPGPPGPPGPNGPTRPGPKGPFGPPGPPGPQGPTRPGPYGPPGPPGPPGPTRPGPPGPPGPQRPGPPGPPGPGRPGPPGPDRPGPPGPDRPGPPGPPPPNGNRVPPTDPRHSDKDTPGYLPPDQPGKISLPPPPSYSQTIKIEPPPKSPVINFKPNYEQNNDYVQKKPSTSTATAKPPLTYIPPSIPQPKKPQPPPPSQHHVPVPVPNVPVPVPPFQTTTTIVQPKVPAIIIEKDNKPPVTIAATPVSATIRRTTHRKPLKAPQAPTPTLVTTIPKILPLLTLTNNFPASMDKRTLAA; from the exons ATGGCGCGTGCAGTTTGTTGCATg GTCGTCGCTTGCATCTTCTTGGTGCAATGCGTTTACTCTGCCAAATTCGATGCAGAGAATCGTCGCCTTATACTCGATATAAACGATCAAAAGACAACGAATCAACAATATTATTCCTCTAACTTTGACACAA ACGCCTATCGTTATGGCTATGATGTGGGAAAGACAGGGAACTTCCATCACGAGACCCGTGGACCCGATGGCGTCACCTATGGCTGCTACGGCCTGATCGATCCCTACCATCTGCTCCGAGCCACACACTATGTGGCCGATGCCCATGGCTATAGGACAGTAGAGCCGGAGAAGCCCGTCGAGACCTTCCCCCCACATCTGTACAATGAGACGGATGGTGGTCCCTCGGCGCCAGGAATTCTGCTGCAGTGGCACGAGCTCTATTTCCCCATTGGATGCGGCAAGTTTGCCAACGGCGCCCAGTCGGGTGTGCCCTACTTTGTGGAGAATGAT TATAAGAAAAAGGAGGGTAGCAAGGATGCCATACCCTCGTTCTCGGTGAACATTCCGGTACTGAAGGGCTCCGACCAGAAGAGTCTGCCCATCCACAAGCCAACGGGTCCGCTGGTGCCCCAGGGCACAGGGCTCTTCGGCACCGACAAGGGACACACGCATCGCGAGTATCCTGGGGATCAGGCGCCATCCTTCCACTCTGTGAACACCCTGCTTCCGGGCAGCAACA ATGATGGCCAATACAAGCCGGATAGCAATCCTTATAACCATGTGGTTGGCTCCAACGGAGGCAACGGCGGCAATGGCGGCAGCGGCTCAGGAGGCGGCAACGGCGGCAATGGAGGATTCGGTGGCTTTGGACCCAACGGTCCTGGCGGTCCTGGCGGTCCAAACGGACCCAATGGACCCAAGGGGCCGTTTGGTCCCCCTGGACCCCCAGGACCCTTGGGCCCTGTCGGCGCGGGAGGCGGAGCCTCAGGAAAACCGGTATACAAGGATGGAGATCGCACAGGCCTTGGATCGGGTCAATATAATGCCAATGGCGACGCTACTGGTCCCGGCAGCGGCTCCGGTTTCGGCTCTGGCGATCGCTATAGCACTGGCAATGGCAACGGCGTCGGTGCTGGCGATCGCTACAGCACGGGCAGTGGTGCTGGAGTCGGTGCTGGCAGTGGCTATCGTCCTGGCGATGAGGGTACCTACACGAGCACCTACACGCACACCGATACCGGTTTTCCTGGGGCCATTGGATACGTATCAG GCAACGGTAAATATAGAGGTGAAGATGGACGTTACAAAG GTATTAATGATGGCAAATATTATCACGATGATTCGGGCAAATATGTTCACGTTGAAGGCCCCACCGGTCCGCCAGCACCTCCGTATGTCCACATTGTTGGACCCGAGGGCGGCTACGGCGGCGAGGGCGGCAACGGCggcaatggcgacggcggcggTGTAGGACCCAACGGTCCCAACGGCCCTGGAGGACCCAAGGGACCTGGAG GCCCCAAGGGACCACCTGGCCCCAACGGCCCCAACGGACCACCCGGCCCACCTGGACCACCAG GACCTCCCGGACCCAATGGACCTACTAGACCCGGACCTAAAG GACCCTTTGGACCTCCCGGCCCACCCGGACCTCAGGGGCCAACCAGGCCAGGACCATATGGACCTCCCGGCCCACCCGGCCCACCCGGCCCCACTCGCCCAGGACCACCAGGGCCACCGG GACCCCAACGCCCAGGACCTCCCGGCCCACCCGGACCCGGTCGCCCTGGCCCACCCGGACCCGACCGCCCGGGACCACCCGGACCCGACCGCCCAGGACCACCGGGGCCACCACCACCAAACGGTAACCGTGTACCGCCCACCGATCCCAGGCATTCGGACAAGGACACACCCGGATACCTGCCGCCAGATCAACCGGGTAAAATCTCGCTACCACCCCCACCATCCTACTCACAGACCATTAAGATCGAACCACCTCCGAAGTCACCCGTAATCAATTTCAAGCCCAATTACGAACAGAATAATGATTATGTGCAAAAGAAACCATCCACaagcacagccacagcaaagCCACCACTAACCTATATTCCTCCTTCTATCCCACAACCAAAAAAACCTCAACCACCACCACCTTCCCAACACCATGTTCCCGTTCCTGTTCCCAACGTTCCTGTACCCGTTCCGCCATTCCAAACGACAACAACGATTGTACAGCCAAAGGTCCCGGCTATCATTATTGAGAAGGATAATAAGCCACCAGTAACAATCG CGGCGACACCTGTGTCTGCAACGATAAGACGCACCACTCATCGAAAACCACTCAAAGCACCACAAGCACCCACTCCCACACTAGTAACAACTATCCCCAAAATCCTGCCTCTGTTGACTTTAACAAACAATTTTCCGGCTTCAATGGACAAGCGAACTTTGGCAGCATAA
- the LOC108150905 gene encoding collagen alpha-1(X) chain isoform X5, protein MARAVCCMVVACIFLVQCVYSAKFDAENRRLILDINDQKTTNQQYYSSNFDTSNGPTGPPAPPYVHIVGPEGGYGGEGGNGGNGDGGGVGPNGPNGPGGPKGPGGPKGPPGPNGPNGPPGPPGPPGPPGPNGPTRPGPKGPFGPPGPPGPQGPTRPGPYGPPGPPGPPGPTRPGPPGPPGPQRPGPPGPPGPGRPGPPGPDRPGPPGPDRPGPPGPPPPNGNRVPPTDPRHSDKDTPGYLPPDQPGKISLPPPPSYSQTIKIEPPPKSPVINFKPNYEQNNDYVQKKPSTSTATAKPPLTYIPPSIPQPKKPQPPPPSQHHVPVPVPNVPVPVPPFQTTTTIVQPKVPAIIIEKDNKPPVTIGNIDIHTVPQRPQNVVPHTPPAPPTPAVVTRYETTPRTTSRPTVYQPSTPRPFEKVSSPPIQYHTPQVPQQPPPYRQPVPQTPTVTTPRPQQSYVVEPKVTPRPSPPLHVPAYPNSGDTCVCNDKTHHSSKTTQSTTSTHSHTSNNYPQNPASVDFNKQFSGFNGQANFGSIINAMSLTQLPVIPQAPGQPAFYPPDKIPKGAVIALMPVVILPQEYYSNCDENSIYTSDKQQNSIVDPFPLGVQPAAIPNAFSLHSVFTGGAPKDQCMCPCSCTQNLPSRLHKKRETSEKEATEAKAEAEAEVKAAASEEAKVEIKPVAAASEEANVEIPVVPAASEEVKVEAKPIPAASEEAKEVLPVPAASEEIQVEVKPAAAASEEPKVEVKPVAAASEEVKVEIKPVPATAEEPKPAASEEAKVLADPLPVVKVKETSDDKIKVETTN, encoded by the exons ATGGCGCGTGCAGTTTGTTGCATg GTCGTCGCTTGCATCTTCTTGGTGCAATGCGTTTACTCTGCCAAATTCGATGCAGAGAATCGTCGCCTTATACTCGATATAAACGATCAAAAGACAACGAATCAACAATATTATTCCTCTAACTTTGACACAA GCAACG GCCCCACCGGTCCGCCAGCACCTCCGTATGTCCACATTGTTGGACCCGAGGGCGGCTACGGCGGCGAGGGCGGCAACGGCggcaatggcgacggcggcggTGTAGGACCCAACGGTCCCAACGGCCCTGGAGGACCCAAGGGACCTGGAG GCCCCAAGGGACCACCTGGCCCCAACGGCCCCAACGGACCACCCGGCCCACCTGGACCACCAG GACCTCCCGGACCCAATGGACCTACTAGACCCGGACCTAAAG GACCCTTTGGACCTCCCGGCCCACCCGGACCTCAGGGGCCAACCAGGCCAGGACCATATGGACCTCCCGGCCCACCCGGCCCACCCGGCCCCACTCGCCCAGGACCACCAGGGCCACCGG GACCCCAACGCCCAGGACCTCCCGGCCCACCCGGACCCGGTCGCCCTGGCCCACCCGGACCCGACCGCCCGGGACCACCCGGACCCGACCGCCCAGGACCACCGGGGCCACCACCACCAAACGGTAACCGTGTACCGCCCACCGATCCCAGGCATTCGGACAAGGACACACCCGGATACCTGCCGCCAGATCAACCGGGTAAAATCTCGCTACCACCCCCACCATCCTACTCACAGACCATTAAGATCGAACCACCTCCGAAGTCACCCGTAATCAATTTCAAGCCCAATTACGAACAGAATAATGATTATGTGCAAAAGAAACCATCCACaagcacagccacagcaaagCCACCACTAACCTATATTCCTCCTTCTATCCCACAACCAAAAAAACCTCAACCACCACCACCTTCCCAACACCATGTTCCCGTTCCTGTTCCCAACGTTCCTGTACCCGTTCCGCCATTCCAAACGACAACAACGATTGTACAGCCAAAGGTCCCGGCTATCATTATTGAGAAGGATAATAAGCCACCAGTAACAATCGGTAATATTGATATCCATACAGTACCACAGAGACCGCAAAACGTTGTACCGCACACACCACCCGCACCGCCCACTCCAGCAGTGGTGACACGATACGAAACGACTCCACGAACGACTTCCAGACCGACTGTCTACCAGCCATCCACGCCCAGACCCTTCGAAAAGGTCTCCAGTCCACCCATACAATACCATACGCCACAGGTGCCCCAACAGCCACCGCCGTACAGACAACCCGTACCACAGACGCCGACGGTGACGACGCCACGACCACAACAATCCTATGTTGTTGAACCAAAAGTAACGCCACGTCCCTCTCCACCATTGCATGTGCCTGCGTATCCGAACAGCGGCGACACCTGTGTCTGCAACGATAAGACGCACCACTCATCGAAAACCACTCAAAGCACCACAAGCACCCACTCCCACACTAGTAACAACTATCCCCAAAATCCTGCCTCTGTTGACTTTAACAAACAATTTTCCGGCTTCAATGGACAAGCGAACTTTGGCAGCATAATCAATGCCATGTCACTCACACAATTGCCCGTGATACCCCAAGCCCCGGGACAGCCGGCCTTCTATCCGCCGGATAAGATACCCAAGGGCGCTGTCATCGCTCTCATGCCGGTGGTGATCCTGCCACAGGAGTACTACTCGAATTGCGATGAGAATTCCATATACACAAGCGACAAGCAGCAGAACAGCATTGTCGATCCCTTCCCGCTGGGCGTGCAGCCAGCGGCCATACCGAATGCCTTCAGCCTGCATTCGGTGTTCACGGGCGGCGCCCCCAAGGATCAGTGCATGTGTCCCTGTTCCTGCACTCAAAATTTGCCTAGCAGATTGCACAAGAAACGCGAGACGAGCGAAAAGGAGGCCACGGAGGCGAAGgccgaggcggaggcggaggtcAAGGCTGCTGCCTCTGAGGAGGCAAAAGTAGAGATTAAACCGGTTGCGGCTGCCTCTGAGGAGGCCAACGTAGAGATTCCAGTCGTTCCTGCTGCCTCTGAAGAGGTTAAGGTGGAGGCTAAGCCCATTCCTGCTGCCTCTGAAGAGGCTAAAGAGGTTCTACCAGTACCAGCAGCCTCCGAAGAGATTCAAGTGGAGGTTAAGCCCGCTGCAGCAGCCTCTGAAGAACCCAAAGTAGAGGTAAAACCAGTTGCAGCCGCCTCTGAGGAGGTTAAAGTAGAGATTAAACCAGTGCCAGCCACCGCCGAAGAGCCAAAACCAGCTGCCTCTGAAGAAGCTAAAGTCCTGGCTGATCCACTGCCCGTGGTAAAGGTCAAGGAGACTAGCGACGACAAGATCAAGGTTGAGACTACAAACTAA
- the LOC108150905 gene encoding collagen alpha-1(III) chain isoform X7, which produces MARAVCCMVVACIFLVQCVYSAKFDAENRRLILDINDQKTTNQQYYSSNFDTNAYRYGYDVGKTGNFHHETRGPDGVTYGCYGLIDPYHLLRATHYVADAHGYRTVEPEKPVETFPPHLYNETDGGPSAPGILLQWHELYFPIGCGKFANGAQSGVPYFVENDYKKKEGSKDAIPSFSVNIPVLKGSDQKSLPIHKPTGPLVPQGTGLFGTDKGHTHREYPGDQAPSFHSVNTLLPGSNNDGQYKPDSNPYNHVVGSNGGNGGNGGSGSGGGNGGNGGFGGFGPNGPGGPGGPNGPNGPKGPFGPPGPPGPLGPVGAGGGASGKPVYKDGDRTGLGSGQYNANGDATGPGSGSGFGSGDRYSTGNGNGVGAGDRYSTGSGAGVGAGSGYRPGDEGTYTSTYTHTDTGFPGAIGYVSGNGPTGPPAPPYVHIVGPEGGYGGEGGNGGNGDGGGVGPNGPNGPGGPKGPGGPKGPPGPNGPNGPPGPPGPPGPPGPNGPTRPGPKGPFGPPGPPGPQGPTRPGPYGPPGPPGPPGPTRPGPPGPPGPQRPGPPGPPGPGRPGPPGPDRPGPPGPDRPGPPGPPPPNGNRVPPTDPRHSDKDTPGYLPPDQPAKGPGYHY; this is translated from the exons ATGGCGCGTGCAGTTTGTTGCATg GTCGTCGCTTGCATCTTCTTGGTGCAATGCGTTTACTCTGCCAAATTCGATGCAGAGAATCGTCGCCTTATACTCGATATAAACGATCAAAAGACAACGAATCAACAATATTATTCCTCTAACTTTGACACAA ACGCCTATCGTTATGGCTATGATGTGGGAAAGACAGGGAACTTCCATCACGAGACCCGTGGACCCGATGGCGTCACCTATGGCTGCTACGGCCTGATCGATCCCTACCATCTGCTCCGAGCCACACACTATGTGGCCGATGCCCATGGCTATAGGACAGTAGAGCCGGAGAAGCCCGTCGAGACCTTCCCCCCACATCTGTACAATGAGACGGATGGTGGTCCCTCGGCGCCAGGAATTCTGCTGCAGTGGCACGAGCTCTATTTCCCCATTGGATGCGGCAAGTTTGCCAACGGCGCCCAGTCGGGTGTGCCCTACTTTGTGGAGAATGAT TATAAGAAAAAGGAGGGTAGCAAGGATGCCATACCCTCGTTCTCGGTGAACATTCCGGTACTGAAGGGCTCCGACCAGAAGAGTCTGCCCATCCACAAGCCAACGGGTCCGCTGGTGCCCCAGGGCACAGGGCTCTTCGGCACCGACAAGGGACACACGCATCGCGAGTATCCTGGGGATCAGGCGCCATCCTTCCACTCTGTGAACACCCTGCTTCCGGGCAGCAACA ATGATGGCCAATACAAGCCGGATAGCAATCCTTATAACCATGTGGTTGGCTCCAACGGAGGCAACGGCGGCAATGGCGGCAGCGGCTCAGGAGGCGGCAACGGCGGCAATGGAGGATTCGGTGGCTTTGGACCCAACGGTCCTGGCGGTCCTGGCGGTCCAAACGGACCCAATGGACCCAAGGGGCCGTTTGGTCCCCCTGGACCCCCAGGACCCTTGGGCCCTGTCGGCGCGGGAGGCGGAGCCTCAGGAAAACCGGTATACAAGGATGGAGATCGCACAGGCCTTGGATCGGGTCAATATAATGCCAATGGCGACGCTACTGGTCCCGGCAGCGGCTCCGGTTTCGGCTCTGGCGATCGCTATAGCACTGGCAATGGCAACGGCGTCGGTGCTGGCGATCGCTACAGCACGGGCAGTGGTGCTGGAGTCGGTGCTGGCAGTGGCTATCGTCCTGGCGATGAGGGTACCTACACGAGCACCTACACGCACACCGATACCGGTTTTCCTGGGGCCATTGGATACGTATCAG GCAACG GCCCCACCGGTCCGCCAGCACCTCCGTATGTCCACATTGTTGGACCCGAGGGCGGCTACGGCGGCGAGGGCGGCAACGGCggcaatggcgacggcggcggTGTAGGACCCAACGGTCCCAACGGCCCTGGAGGACCCAAGGGACCTGGAG GCCCCAAGGGACCACCTGGCCCCAACGGCCCCAACGGACCACCCGGCCCACCTGGACCACCAG GACCTCCCGGACCCAATGGACCTACTAGACCCGGACCTAAAG GACCCTTTGGACCTCCCGGCCCACCCGGACCTCAGGGGCCAACCAGGCCAGGACCATATGGACCTCCCGGCCCACCCGGCCCACCCGGCCCCACTCGCCCAGGACCACCAGGGCCACCGG GACCCCAACGCCCAGGACCTCCCGGCCCACCCGGACCCGGTCGCCCTGGCCCACCCGGACCCGACCGCCCGGGACCACCCGGACCCGACCGCCCAGGACCACCGGGGCCACCACCACCAAACGGTAACCGTGTACCGCCCACCGATCCCAGGCATTCGGACAAGGACACACCCGGATACCTGCCGCCAGATCAACCGG CCAAAGGTCCCGGCTATCATTATTGA